In Candidatus Eremiobacteraceae bacterium, a single window of DNA contains:
- the murQ gene encoding N-acetylmuramic acid 6-phosphate etherase, protein MDDTPLPLTEEINPSTADLDVLDTHELLHRINDEDRRAAWAVERELDVIGAAVDAIAQRLARGGRLHYFGAGTSGRIALGDAAEMPPTFSVAPDLVVAHIAGGPSALVRAVEGAEDDAQAGADEVAAARIVERDAVVGLSASGQAPYVLGAMRAAAAVRALTVGITNDANGPLARSVQIPIALLTGAEVVAGSTRMKAASAQKMALAAISTAVMVKLGRVHGNLMVDVAASNAKLRARALRITTLLSGKEEEEARAALTACDYRVKPAVLMLRRGVARDEATALLERSGGSLRRALEAM, encoded by the coding sequence ATGGATGACACACCGCTTCCTTTGACTGAAGAGATCAATCCATCGACCGCGGATCTGGACGTCCTCGACACCCACGAACTGTTGCACCGCATCAATGACGAGGATCGGCGCGCCGCCTGGGCGGTCGAACGGGAGCTCGACGTCATCGGCGCCGCCGTAGACGCGATCGCGCAGCGCCTGGCACGGGGCGGCCGGCTGCACTACTTCGGCGCCGGCACGAGCGGCCGCATCGCGCTTGGCGACGCCGCCGAAATGCCGCCGACGTTCTCCGTGGCGCCGGATCTGGTGGTAGCGCACATCGCCGGCGGTCCCTCTGCGCTCGTGAGAGCGGTCGAAGGCGCCGAGGACGACGCTCAAGCAGGCGCCGACGAGGTCGCGGCTGCGCGCATCGTGGAGCGGGATGCGGTCGTCGGGCTTTCGGCGAGCGGGCAGGCGCCCTACGTGCTCGGCGCGATGCGCGCGGCGGCAGCGGTGCGCGCGTTGACCGTCGGCATAACCAACGATGCGAACGGACCGCTGGCGCGCAGCGTGCAGATCCCGATCGCGCTGCTGACCGGCGCCGAAGTGGTGGCAGGCTCCACGCGCATGAAGGCCGCATCGGCCCAGAAGATGGCGCTGGCGGCCATCAGCACTGCCGTGATGGTCAAGCTCGGCCGCGTGCACGGCAATCTGATGGTAGACGTCGCCGCGAGCAACGCGAAACTGCGCGCCCGGGCACTGCGCATCACGACGCTGCTGTCCGGCAAAGAAGAAGAAGAAGCGCGCGCGGCGCTCACGGCGTGCGACTACAGGGTCAAGCCGGCGGTGCTGATGCTGCGCCGCGGCGTCGCGCGCGACGAAGCGACGGCGCTGTTGGAGCGCAGCGGGGGCAGCCTGCGACGCGCCCTCGAAGCTATGTAG
- a CDS encoding BadF/BadG/BcrA/BcrD ATPase family protein: MVDHLDTVIGVDAGASAMTGVLAAADGLPIAWAKAGGANVSSAEESVIVRNFAQVLRPLLARGGARALCVGAAGAGDAQRAGRLEELLRPLVPARTVLTVVHDGRIALRAATAARPAMAVIAGTGSLAYGERADGTPVRAGGYGPQIGDDGSAYEIGRAVLRHGARVLDGIEPSGLLSAALLRELGAASVTDLIAQFERERAPVARIARLAMLVGPAHAQGDPIAAQIVERQGALLGALAVRVAGAVRDGDRPLPVTLAGGAFEAVPQLAHVVTRTLGAHPCVVTRLQVEAALGAAALALEALRHG, translated from the coding sequence ATGGTCGACCACCTAGACACGGTCATCGGCGTGGACGCGGGCGCGAGCGCGATGACGGGAGTCCTCGCCGCCGCCGACGGTTTGCCGATCGCGTGGGCGAAGGCCGGCGGCGCGAACGTCTCAAGCGCCGAGGAGTCCGTCATCGTCCGCAATTTCGCGCAGGTCTTGCGGCCGTTGCTGGCCCGCGGCGGTGCGCGCGCGCTCTGCGTCGGCGCCGCCGGTGCGGGCGACGCGCAGCGGGCCGGCCGGCTTGAAGAACTGCTGCGCCCGCTCGTGCCGGCACGGACCGTGCTGACCGTCGTGCACGACGGGCGCATCGCGCTGCGCGCCGCGACCGCCGCCCGGCCCGCGATGGCCGTCATCGCCGGGACCGGTTCGCTCGCATACGGTGAGCGCGCCGACGGCACGCCCGTGCGTGCGGGCGGCTACGGTCCGCAGATCGGCGACGACGGCAGCGCATACGAGATAGGTCGCGCGGTGCTTCGTCACGGCGCGCGCGTCTTGGACGGGATCGAACCAAGCGGTCTGCTCAGCGCTGCGCTCCTCCGCGAGCTCGGCGCGGCAAGCGTGACGGATCTCATCGCGCAGTTCGAGCGCGAGCGCGCGCCGGTGGCGCGGATCGCGCGTCTGGCGATGTTGGTGGGGCCGGCGCACGCGCAAGGCGATCCGATCGCCGCGCAGATCGTCGAACGGCAAGGGGCGCTCCTGGGCGCGCTCGCGGTCCGCGTCGCCGGCGCCGTTCGCGATGGGGATCGGCCGCTGCCGGTCACGCTGGCCGGCGGCGCCTTCGAAGCCGTGCCGCAGCTCGCGCACGTGGTGACTCGGACACTGGGCGCTCATCCGTGCGTCGTCACCCGTCTGCAGGTCGAGGCGGCGTTGGGAGCCGCCGCGCTGGCGCTCGAGGCGCTCCGGCATGGATGA
- a CDS encoding anhydro-N-acetylmuramic acid kinase has translation MRVIGLMSGTSLDGIDAAAIDLERHGDRLDIALLGHATSPYDAELRAALEAALPPKQGSTRDVCALNARVGTAFAEAATRLCARASIDLASVDAIGSHGQTMYHMTSGRPETRATLQIGSPAIIAQATGVTTVGDFRVADVAAGGEGAPLVPFVDYLLLRSDTESRLALNIGGIANVTWLPAGRGPEQVRAFDTGPGNMLIDACVRFESHGVQRYDRGGALAQSGRVSEALVDELMEEPWFRRPSPKSTGREEFGEAYAGDVLQRAANLGVSGPNLIASVTALTARTIAAAVPRDCARVIVSGGGVHNRALMKMFEDELDRRSVSAVIERSDAFGMPVDAKEAMVFAVLAHEALYGRPNNLPSATGARSGVVMGVIAPGKNFPKLMRALWSTT, from the coding sequence ATGCGCGTCATCGGTCTGATGTCAGGCACCTCGCTGGACGGCATCGACGCAGCGGCGATCGACCTCGAGCGCCACGGCGACCGCCTCGACATCGCATTGCTCGGGCATGCGACCTCGCCGTACGACGCCGAACTTCGCGCTGCTTTGGAAGCCGCGCTCCCACCCAAGCAGGGCAGCACGCGCGACGTGTGCGCGCTCAACGCGCGCGTCGGGACCGCATTCGCCGAAGCCGCCACGCGCCTGTGCGCACGCGCCAGCATCGACCTGGCAAGCGTGGATGCGATCGGTTCGCACGGCCAGACGATGTATCATATGACGTCAGGACGTCCTGAGACCCGCGCCACCCTGCAGATCGGCTCGCCCGCCATCATCGCGCAGGCGACCGGCGTGACCACCGTGGGCGATTTCCGCGTGGCCGACGTCGCCGCCGGCGGCGAAGGCGCGCCGTTGGTCCCGTTCGTCGACTACCTCTTGCTGCGCAGCGACACCGAAAGCCGTCTGGCGCTCAACATCGGCGGCATCGCCAATGTCACCTGGCTGCCGGCGGGGCGTGGCCCCGAGCAGGTGCGCGCGTTCGACACCGGTCCGGGCAATATGCTGATCGACGCGTGCGTGCGATTCGAATCGCACGGCGTGCAGCGTTACGACCGGGGCGGCGCGCTCGCGCAAAGCGGCCGCGTCTCCGAGGCGCTGGTCGACGAATTGATGGAAGAGCCGTGGTTCCGCCGGCCAAGCCCGAAGTCGACCGGACGCGAAGAGTTCGGCGAAGCCTACGCGGGCGACGTGCTGCAGCGGGCTGCGAACCTGGGCGTCAGCGGCCCCAATCTCATCGCCAGCGTGACCGCCCTGACCGCGCGCACGATCGCGGCCGCGGTGCCGCGCGACTGCGCTCGCGTGATCGTCTCCGGCGGCGGCGTGCACAACCGCGCGCTCATGAAGATGTTCGAGGACGAGCTCGACCGCCGCTCGGTAAGCGCGGTGATCGAGCGCTCCGACGCGTTCGGCATGCCGGTCGACGCCAAGGAGGCGATGGTGTTCGCGGTGCTCGCGCACGAAGCGCTGTACGGACGACCGAACAATCTGCCGTCCGCGACCGGCGCGCGCAGCGGCGTCGTCATGGGCGTCATCGCCCCGGGCAAGAATTTCCCCAAACTCATGCGGGCGCTATGGTCGACCACCTAG
- a CDS encoding serine hydrolase, with amino-acid sequence MTRPAGTLDRSLPAARALVESSIGRVCSCAVLHVRLSGDIVCEAAFGEVAPGGAVAGNDAIFDLASLTKIAVGTALLVLLDQRRFALDDPIVATFPEFAGRDARRAMVTFRHLLTHTSGLPPSVNARAESSAARVIERVCATPLTNAPGERVVYSDCGFILAGEAVARLSGVPLPIALQSLVFDPLAIASCGYVPQGAILDRTVVTERDEWRGRLLRGEVHDETCWSMGGVAGHAGLFGAAADVGRLSELYRQAGQYAGRRVLSRATSQSAVKEHARSHDERRGLAWALKSSNARPWGRSLSPNTYGHTGYTGTSLIVDPKRALTVVLLTNRVYVTREPGPIADLRAAVHDAVIAELEPLRPMERSSLLDRHP; translated from the coding sequence GTGCGGCTCTCCGGCGACATCGTGTGCGAAGCCGCGTTCGGCGAGGTCGCGCCCGGGGGCGCGGTGGCGGGCAACGATGCGATCTTCGATCTTGCGTCGCTGACCAAGATCGCCGTCGGGACGGCGCTGCTCGTGCTGCTCGACCAGCGCCGGTTCGCGCTCGACGATCCGATCGTGGCGACGTTCCCCGAGTTCGCCGGCCGCGACGCGCGACGCGCGATGGTCACGTTCAGGCATCTGCTCACCCACACGTCCGGTTTGCCGCCGAGCGTGAACGCGCGCGCGGAGAGCAGTGCAGCGCGCGTCATCGAACGCGTATGCGCGACGCCGCTGACCAATGCGCCCGGCGAGCGAGTCGTGTACAGCGATTGCGGGTTCATCCTCGCAGGCGAGGCGGTGGCGCGATTATCGGGCGTGCCGCTGCCGATCGCGCTGCAAAGCCTGGTGTTCGACCCGCTCGCGATCGCCAGCTGCGGCTACGTTCCGCAAGGCGCGATCCTCGATCGCACCGTCGTCACCGAACGCGACGAATGGCGCGGCAGACTCTTGCGGGGCGAGGTCCACGATGAGACGTGCTGGTCGATGGGCGGCGTGGCCGGGCACGCGGGCCTGTTCGGCGCGGCGGCGGACGTCGGCCGTCTCAGCGAGCTGTATCGGCAAGCGGGGCAGTATGCGGGGCGGCGCGTGCTGTCGCGAGCGACGTCGCAGAGCGCCGTCAAAGAGCACGCGCGCTCGCACGACGAGCGGCGCGGCCTGGCCTGGGCGCTCAAGTCCTCAAACGCACGGCCGTGGGGCCGATCGCTTTCGCCCAACACCTACGGACATACCGGGTATACAGGGACCTCGCTGATCGTGGATCCCAAACGCGCGCTCACCGTCGTGCTGTTGACCAATCGGGTGTACGTGACTCGCGAGCCCGGCCCGATCGCGGACCTGCGCGCCGCCGTGCACGACGCGGTGATCGCCGAGCTCGAACCTCTAAGACCCATGGAGCGGTCGAGTTTACTCGACCGTCACCCGTAG